The following are encoded together in the Glycine soja cultivar W05 chromosome 5, ASM419377v2, whole genome shotgun sequence genome:
- the LOC114411163 gene encoding uncharacterized protein LOC114411163, with protein MVEKCIEVFMDNFSVFGASFGNCLANLEKVLQCCEESNLVLNWEKCHFMVQEGIVLGHKISKRGIEVDKAKLDVIDKFPPPVNVKGTRSFLGHVGFYRRFIKDFSKIAKPLSNLLNKDVMFMFNEECLEAFNTLKAKLVSAPVITAPD; from the coding sequence ATGGTAGAGAAATGTATTGAAGTCTTTATGGACAATTTTTCGGTCTTTGGTGCATCTTTTGGAAATTGCCTAGCAAATTTAGAGAAAGTGTTACAGTGTTGTGAAGAATCTAATTTGGTGCTTAACTgggaaaaatgtcactttatgGTTCAAGAAGGTATTGTGCTGGGACACAAGATCTCTAAAAGAGGAATTGAGGTGGATAAAGCAAAATTAgatgttattgataaatttCCACCCCCAGTTAATGTGAAAGGCACACGGAGTTTTTTAGGTCATGTTGGATTCTATCGACGATTCATTAAAGACTTCTCCAAAATTGCTAAACCCTTAAGCAATTTGCTGAATAAGGatgttatgtttatgtttaaTGAAGAATGTTTAGAAGCCTTTAACACTCTCAAAGCCAAGTTGGTTTCTGCTCCTGTGATTACAGCACCAGACTAG